One window of Candidatus Curtissbacteria bacterium genomic DNA carries:
- a CDS encoding DegT/DnrJ/EryC1/StrS family aminotransferase — MIPLFYPYIPKKKILQQLSNTLDSRWIGQGPKVDLFEKKFANKMGYKYALMVNSATSALELAYHLLDLKKGDKVIIPVLDSIAGQVGLIRRKCRLLFCDIERDTLNIDPNFLEGLLQAHKAKAVVGVHLGGIHFNQKIYSISKKYKVPLIVDSAQYLAPTKGDYICYSFQAIKHITTADGGMLILNNKKEYTRAKKLRWFGTERDIKKKNNFKPWERREVNFDIEEAGYKFQPTDVDASFGLAALPDLDTVIKYRQELAVEYRKGLSSIEEVQVVAGGTYWLLTILTEKRNQLASYLIKKGIECNLVHIRNDIFKIFGNRRQSLPNMNWVESRYLCLPLNCKIDKSDVRFICKTIKQFFLGPQSRVRQGTRTASSAYSQKSSAYD, encoded by the coding sequence GTGATTCCCTTGTTTTATCCATATATCCCTAAAAAGAAAATTCTGCAACAACTTTCAAATACTTTAGATAGCAGATGGATTGGCCAGGGTCCAAAAGTTGATCTCTTTGAAAAGAAGTTCGCCAACAAAATGGGTTATAAATATGCACTAATGGTAAATTCAGCAACATCAGCATTAGAATTGGCATACCATCTTCTCGACCTCAAAAAAGGTGACAAAGTAATTATCCCAGTTTTGGATTCCATTGCGGGGCAAGTCGGTCTTATAAGGCGGAAATGTAGATTGTTATTTTGTGATATAGAGCGAGATACTTTAAACATCGATCCCAACTTTCTCGAAGGGCTTTTGCAAGCCCATAAAGCAAAAGCAGTAGTTGGAGTTCATTTAGGAGGAATTCATTTTAATCAGAAAATTTATTCTATTTCTAAAAAATATAAAGTCCCATTGATAGTTGACTCTGCCCAATATCTTGCACCTACTAAAGGAGATTATATTTGCTATTCCTTTCAGGCAATTAAACATATAACAACTGCTGACGGCGGAATGCTAATCTTAAACAACAAAAAAGAATATACGCGAGCTAAAAAGTTGAGGTGGTTCGGAACCGAAAGAGATATAAAGAAAAAAAATAATTTCAAACCATGGGAAAGAAGGGAAGTAAATTTTGATATCGAAGAAGCCGGTTACAAATTTCAGCCTACAGATGTAGATGCCAGTTTTGGACTGGCGGCATTGCCGGATTTAGATACAGTTATTAAATATAGGCAAGAATTAGCTGTTGAATATCGTAAAGGATTAAGTTCTATCGAAGAAGTGCAAGTAGTAGCTGGCGGCACGTACTGGTTACTGACTATCCTCACCGAGAAACGTAATCAATTGGCATCCTATCTGATCAAAAAAGGGATTGAATGCAATTTAGTGCACATACGAAATGACATATTTAAAATTTTTGGTAACAGGCGTCAAAGCCTTCCAAATATGAATTGGGTTGAGTCAAGATATCTGTGTTTGCCCTTAAACTGTAAAATTGATAAATCCGACGTGAGATTTATTTGCAAAACAATCAAACAATTTTTTTTAGGCCCGCAGTCCCGAGTTCGTCAAGGGACGAGGACCGCAAGCTCCGCTTATTCGCAGAAAAGCTCCGCTTATGATTAA
- a CDS encoding glycosyltransferase, with translation MLSVIIPSYKDPSLKKTVDSLLVNSALGNELEIIAVFDGYWPTFEITNDPRVRYIHLGKNRGMRDAINAGVSVSRGEFIMRSDEHCMFAKGFDKAMTDACQDNWILTARRYFLDPVKWQVMDLPYVDYEKLSIQTAKYTKKFTGIPWKERQEERKNIEIDETMAMQGSVWVMKRSWWDRVIGELQTEGYGPMYQDSHEMVFKTWKAGGKLMVNKKTWFAHKHVSFQRTHRYGNTDFYPNLKYAHDLWRPYYEEIRKQWKI, from the coding sequence ATGCTTTCTGTCATAATCCCATCTTATAAAGATCCTTCACTTAAAAAAACCGTTGATTCCCTTTTGGTGAATTCTGCATTAGGAAATGAACTCGAAATCATAGCAGTATTCGACGGGTATTGGCCGACATTTGAGATCACAAACGACCCCAGGGTAAGGTATATCCATTTAGGCAAAAACAGAGGTATGAGGGATGCAATCAACGCCGGTGTATCAGTCTCAAGAGGAGAGTTTATCATGCGTTCAGACGAGCACTGTATGTTTGCTAAAGGTTTTGACAAAGCCATGACCGACGCTTGTCAGGATAACTGGATTTTAACGGCAAGACGCTATTTTCTCGACCCCGTTAAATGGCAGGTTATGGACTTGCCTTATGTTGATTACGAAAAGCTGTCCATACAAACCGCCAAATATACCAAAAAATTTACAGGCATCCCATGGAAGGAAAGACAGGAGGAAAGAAAAAATATCGAAATTGACGAAACCATGGCTATGCAGGGAAGCGTCTGGGTTATGAAAAGAAGCTGGTGGGACAGAGTAATAGGTGAACTCCAAACCGAAGGTTACGGACCTATGTACCAGGATTCACACGAGATGGTATTCAAAACCTGGAAAGCGGGCGGAAAACTTATGGTCAACAAAAAAACCTGGTTTGCCCACAAACATGTCAGCTTCCAACGAACCCACAGGTATGGAAATACCGATTTTTACCCAAACTTGAAATACGCGCATGACCTCTGGAGGCCGTATTATGAGGAGATTAGAAAACAATGGAAGATATAA
- a CDS encoding class I SAM-dependent methyltransferase encodes MNTVEYLEKKFGPHKDNPHRLEGFLREDMYRLFSELGFTTGVEVGTEKGKNAQTMFEIIPNLKLYGVDAYKHHPQASHMYHAKLRNWDDKWFQDCKNQCLKRMNGKNFTLLQGFSENMADKMEDNSVDFVYIDSDHSYDSVMQDIIKWGRKVRKGGIMSGHDYFFDNDKSGRRVKVTQAINDYTSVHGIRFYITDEKHYEAKGDIYPSWFWVKLEEIWPNVIGS; translated from the coding sequence ATGAATACCGTTGAATATTTAGAAAAAAAGTTTGGGCCGCACAAAGACAATCCCCACAGACTTGAAGGGTTTCTTCGTGAAGATATGTATAGATTATTTTCAGAATTGGGGTTTACGACCGGTGTTGAAGTGGGAACAGAAAAAGGCAAGAACGCACAAACAATGTTTGAGATTATTCCGAACCTGAAATTGTACGGAGTTGACGCATATAAACATCATCCTCAAGCTAGTCACATGTATCATGCTAAGCTCAGAAACTGGGATGATAAGTGGTTTCAAGATTGCAAGAATCAATGCCTCAAACGAATGAATGGCAAAAATTTCACATTACTTCAGGGTTTTAGTGAGAATATGGCCGACAAAATGGAAGATAACTCTGTCGATTTCGTATACATAGATTCTGACCATTCATACGATTCGGTCATGCAGGATATTATTAAATGGGGCCGGAAAGTTAGAAAAGGCGGAATTATGAGCGGGCATGATTACTTTTTTGATAATGATAAATCAGGAAGAAGGGTAAAAGTTACGCAAGCTATTAATGATTACACGAGTGTCCATGGTATTAGGTTTTATATAACAGACGAAAAGCACTACGAGGCAAAAGGAGATATCTATCCCTCCTGGTTCTGGGTTAAATTGGAAGAAATTTGGCCTAATGTCATAGGATCATGA
- a CDS encoding SH3 domain-containing protein, whose product MPAKNLQRVAEGGTYCHVYNRGIENRNIFADDVDYQVFLGYLEDYLTAPKAPESTKKEFIVNGRTFTGVPHQPKNYFNQVELLAYSLSPDHFHLLIHQRTQKSLQALIRSLCTRYSMYFNKKYNHTGSLFDGPYKSVVIKDEQSLLLLTRYLHKEGGYSSYPEFSGQKHTSWVKTNVVLSLKNISGNYKDFVEKYTPDKHELELLDEITIEKADKHLERRDLKKVELQPWSRIPELLVTSAIFVLLLGIGIRNVHNYSAASATLGEHTTSVIASTSPYSPSPITTPPPTTIPEPKTILIITNTKDPVDIRENPSIKSNKIGEAKAGEKFEFISEDSGFYQVALPEGTYGFIFSQYIEKEKTINND is encoded by the coding sequence ATGCCTGCCAAAAACCTTCAGAGGGTAGCTGAAGGTGGAACATATTGCCATGTCTACAACAGGGGCATTGAAAACAGGAACATTTTCGCAGACGATGTTGACTATCAGGTCTTTCTAGGCTATCTGGAAGACTATCTTACTGCGCCCAAAGCTCCCGAGAGCACTAAAAAAGAATTCATTGTCAACGGACGCACCTTCACGGGCGTGCCTCACCAGCCAAAAAACTACTTCAACCAAGTGGAACTCCTCGCCTACAGCCTAAGCCCGGATCATTTTCACCTACTTATTCATCAAAGAACCCAAAAATCCTTGCAAGCACTAATCAGATCGCTTTGCACAAGATACTCGATGTATTTCAATAAAAAATATAATCACACCGGGTCTCTTTTCGATGGCCCCTATAAGTCGGTTGTCATAAAGGACGAACAAAGTCTTTTGCTTTTAACCCGGTACCTTCATAAGGAAGGCGGCTACTCATCTTATCCTGAATTTTCAGGCCAAAAACACACTTCTTGGGTGAAAACAAATGTTGTTCTTTCCCTTAAAAATATCAGTGGCAATTACAAAGACTTTGTAGAAAAATATACCCCCGATAAGCATGAATTAGAGCTTCTCGACGAGATCACAATCGAAAAGGCCGATAAGCACCTTGAAAGGAGAGACCTTAAAAAGGTAGAACTACAGCCCTGGTCCAGAATCCCTGAATTATTGGTAACTAGCGCTATCTTTGTCCTTCTGCTCGGCATTGGGATAAGAAACGTACACAATTATTCAGCAGCCTCAGCCACCCTAGGAGAACACACAACTTCAGTCATAGCATCTACCTCACCCTACTCTCCCTCACCCATCACAACTCCACCTCCAACAACCATTCCTGAACCTAAAACAATACTTATAATCACAAACACAAAAGATCCAGTCGACATCAGGGAAAATCCATCTATTAAATCTAACAAGATAGGTGAGGCTAAAGCAGGAGAAAAATTTGAGTTCATTTCCGAAGATTCTGGTTTTTATCAGGTGGCCCTGCCAGAAGGCACATATGGCTTCATATTTTCTCAATATATCGAAAAAGAGAAGACAATAAATAATGACTAA
- a CDS encoding cache domain-containing protein has protein sequence MFWGIRLPSLWMFSLIAVAGLLGAGYLILSRGADTSTGGQLSRREATIARAGASNIASFFQVFGPSVVVLSQLSSMESLGTETLEDMDTFVDQWRDIGLVGGVVLTDRNGVVQLNSNALRTSDIGASLADRDYFVWAKGKSKEGEYFIGQPVVSRLGATKDQIIVPVAASVYQNKAFVGVISASVKLKPLTERYLGLIKISERTSVYLLSEQGEPLYSNSGSQTLSDNLKKALSTTKEGGQLRAEGQSIAYSPVSLGSQNWLLIVSSPIGEVSSIPFYIRQVAVLLSVSLTTLTLGVYVSRQSQKRKSRQIRP, from the coding sequence ATGTTTTGGGGCATACGTCTTCCCAGTTTGTGGATGTTTAGTCTAATTGCCGTGGCCGGACTGCTTGGGGCTGGCTATTTAATCTTGAGCCGCGGGGCGGATACGTCAACTGGCGGGCAGCTTTCCCGGCGGGAGGCGACAATCGCCAGAGCCGGGGCGAGTAATATAGCATCTTTCTTCCAGGTGTTTGGTCCGTCAGTCGTAGTCCTTTCTCAACTCTCCAGTATGGAGAGTTTAGGAACGGAAACTCTCGAGGATATGGATACATTTGTAGACCAGTGGCGCGACATTGGGCTTGTTGGAGGGGTTGTGTTAACGGATAGAAATGGAGTAGTTCAGCTTAATTCTAACGCATTGAGGACTTCGGATATTGGTGCATCCCTGGCCGATCGGGATTATTTTGTCTGGGCTAAAGGTAAGTCGAAAGAGGGAGAATATTTTATAGGCCAACCGGTAGTTAGTCGATTGGGTGCCACGAAGGATCAAATTATCGTTCCCGTGGCCGCCTCAGTATATCAAAATAAAGCTTTTGTGGGGGTCATATCCGCATCAGTGAAACTAAAGCCTTTAACCGAACGCTATTTGGGCTTGATTAAAATCTCAGAGCGCACAAGTGTTTATCTGTTGAGTGAGCAGGGGGAACCGCTTTATAGCAATTCAGGCAGCCAAACTCTGAGCGATAATCTTAAAAAGGCGCTTTCTACAACCAAAGAAGGAGGTCAATTGCGGGCAGAAGGACAGTCGATTGCTTATTCTCCGGTATCGCTGGGCAGTCAAAACTGGTTGTTGATTGTCTCTTCGCCCATTGGCGAAGTTTCGAGTATACCTTTCTATATTCGGCAAGTGGCGGTACTTCTTTCGGTATCTTTGACTACTCTGACTTTGGGAGTGTACGTTAGCCGGCAAAGTCAGAAGAGAAAATCACGTCAAATAAGGCCGTGA
- a CDS encoding glycosyltransferase: MEDISVIIPSRKEEFLKQTILDIKAKFKEPFEIIVVLDGDGEEPVEGVRYIHNRKPRGMRTAINQAVAVASGKYIMKLDAHCMVAEGVDEKLKAVHQENWVQTPRRKRFDPYKWELVDTDKPDIDYMFVGRSYKGHKDNDKNRDPNLKKKLLDDTEVFQGSCYFITKDFFYKLGLLDDQNFGKLGSEALEIALKCRHADGRVIVNKTTWYAHAHIKRHYSGGTQEREKSRNFIKILAQQL, translated from the coding sequence ATGGAAGATATAAGCGTAATTATTCCTTCGAGAAAAGAAGAATTTTTAAAACAGACCATATTAGATATTAAGGCTAAATTTAAGGAGCCTTTTGAAATTATAGTTGTTCTCGACGGCGATGGAGAAGAACCTGTTGAAGGTGTCAGATATATTCACAATCGAAAACCCAGAGGTATGAGAACTGCTATCAACCAAGCCGTTGCAGTAGCTTCTGGTAAATATATTATGAAGCTTGATGCCCATTGCATGGTAGCAGAAGGGGTTGACGAAAAACTTAAGGCAGTACACCAAGAGAATTGGGTACAGACACCAAGACGCAAACGATTTGATCCCTACAAATGGGAACTAGTAGATACGGATAAACCGGATATAGATTACATGTTCGTAGGAAGAAGTTATAAAGGACATAAAGATAACGATAAAAACCGTGACCCCAACCTCAAAAAGAAACTACTGGACGATACGGAGGTATTTCAAGGCAGTTGTTATTTTATAACCAAGGACTTTTTCTACAAATTAGGTCTTCTAGATGACCAAAACTTTGGGAAATTAGGAAGCGAAGCGCTTGAAATTGCCTTAAAGTGCAGGCATGCAGACGGCAGAGTAATTGTAAACAAAACTACTTGGTATGCTCATGCCCATATCAAACGCCATTATAGCGGCGGGACACAAGAAAGAGAAAAAAGCCGCAACTTTATAAAAATCTTAGCACAACAATTGTGA
- a CDS encoding class I SAM-dependent methyltransferase, whose protein sequence is MIKHDIKVGRLDYCQITGSKDLFEAIDLGFQPPCGTLLTEETLRDPEIYYPLRLMICPESGLGQIDYVVGSGICFPADYTYRPGISVPLKEHLERLADDIILKNKLEPNSFVVDIGSNDGTLLSFFKKRDMKVIGVEPTNMAKVALADGIPTHQDFFNKAVAEDIVKRHGRAKIITMTNVFAHMAALGEVMDGISALLDKKGVVVSESQYLLDVFEGNQFDEIYHDHIRIYSLKSLVKLFPYYGMEVFDAKRVPTREGSIEVSAGLKGKHPISPMVKKLLKAEEDARLFDPKEWAKFRERVTAQKGQFWDLVRKVKREGLRLVADSCPTRGVVLLNHYGLDKTILPYVAQLPGTEKVGKYIPGTHTPIVSNEIILKEKPDYVLILAWHYSDYIIKNWRANGVKSKFIIPLPEFEVV, encoded by the coding sequence ATGATTAAACACGATATTAAAGTTGGCAGGTTGGATTACTGCCAAATTACTGGCTCGAAGGATTTATTCGAAGCTATTGATCTTGGTTTTCAACCACCCTGTGGGACTCTACTGACAGAAGAAACACTCCGAGATCCGGAAATTTACTATCCCCTAAGACTGATGATCTGCCCAGAATCAGGACTTGGGCAAATAGATTACGTTGTAGGAAGTGGCATTTGTTTTCCTGCCGATTATACTTATCGTCCTGGTATATCAGTTCCCCTAAAGGAACATCTCGAAAGACTCGCTGATGATATTATCTTAAAAAACAAATTAGAACCTAATTCATTTGTTGTTGATATAGGTTCTAATGACGGTACTCTCTTGTCATTTTTTAAAAAGAGGGACATGAAAGTTATAGGAGTAGAACCAACTAATATGGCTAAAGTTGCACTAGCAGATGGAATTCCTACCCACCAAGATTTTTTTAACAAAGCGGTGGCCGAGGATATCGTAAAAAGACATGGTCGCGCAAAGATAATTACAATGACTAATGTCTTTGCGCACATGGCAGCATTAGGAGAAGTTATGGATGGCATAAGCGCCTTATTAGATAAAAAAGGGGTAGTCGTTAGTGAAAGCCAATATCTTCTTGATGTTTTTGAAGGTAATCAGTTTGATGAAATTTACCATGATCATATTCGTATTTATAGCCTAAAATCATTAGTCAAGTTATTCCCCTATTATGGCATGGAGGTTTTTGATGCCAAAAGAGTACCTACACGTGAAGGTAGTATAGAAGTGTCTGCGGGTTTGAAAGGAAAACATCCCATTAGTCCTATGGTAAAAAAACTATTAAAAGCCGAAGAGGATGCTCGCCTGTTTGATCCAAAGGAATGGGCTAAGTTTAGGGAGAGGGTCACTGCGCAGAAGGGGCAATTTTGGGATTTGGTTCGAAAAGTTAAGAGAGAAGGTCTAAGGCTTGTAGCCGATTCATGTCCAACTAGGGGGGTGGTACTGCTTAATCACTATGGTCTTGATAAAACGATTTTACCGTATGTCGCTCAACTACCGGGGACGGAAAAGGTTGGCAAGTACATACCGGGAACCCATACTCCGATAGTAAGCAATGAAATTATTTTAAAAGAAAAACCGGATTATGTGCTTATTCTTGCTTGGCATTACAGCGATTATATAATTAAAAATTGGCGGGCAAACGGGGTAAAATCTAAATTCATCATTCCCCTGCCAGAATTCGAAGTCGTATGA